One genomic segment of Helianthus annuus cultivar XRQ/B chromosome 14, HanXRQr2.0-SUNRISE, whole genome shotgun sequence includes these proteins:
- the LOC110904766 gene encoding pentatricopeptide repeat-containing protein At2g39620, which yields MNRTHLFQMLNHHHHHHALYFFSRAFNNYPSNSRHHLINLISTCKTLTHLLQTHTQLITSGFTQDTFINTHLIESYSLFKKINLARLVFNATPNPSIMLWNSMIKAHIRSKQHQEAIIMYNKMITNDSFTVQPDKYTYTFVLKACTMLLDIEEGVLLHEQIAKRGLESDVFIGTGLVDLYCKCGHLVHARQVFDKMPERDVVVWNAMVAGLSQSLDFDQAIELFRSMQLRGGVEPNSVSLLNLFPAIHKLSSVRLCKCVHGYVTRRNFPNTVLNGLIDVYSKCKRMDIAYRIFESMHEPDDVSWGTLMAGFALNGCHYEVLELFDQMKNNNLNVNIVSVVSALSAAGETKDLVKGKMIHECVKKNKFDSDIRVSTPLITMYAKCGELEKAQRLFHNLSGKDMVAWSAVIAAFAQSGYHEEAISLFSDMQYAGFKPSIITLVGVLPACAELCVTKLGKSVHGYSIKHDMVSDISIETSLVSMYAKFDDFASAMIVFDRMFHKEVVAWNALINRYAQIGEANLAMKMFCRLRLTEVRPDPGTVVGVVSALAHLADLNLGASVHALVTKHGFESDCHVNNALIDMYSKSRSLSSAERLFGLTKSQDQVLWNVMIGAYTRNGCAQESISTFHRMKSEGFRPSLVTFVNTLPAVAYLAAVKEGTSLHGSIFRTGFHSHTIILNGLVDMYSKCGRVDLSEAVFNEINNKDTVSWNVMLAGYALNGSVDCAFGFFSRMQDNLVEIDPVSFLSLLSACRHAGLVKEGKRVFNLMKEKHNIEPKLEHYACMVDMLGRAGLFDETLRLIESMQMEPDGGVWGSLLGACQMHGNVKLAELALDNLVRLEPRNQAHYVVLSSIYAQSGRWADARSLRLKMIESGVNKTPGCSWVSEKRDLSLLNV from the coding sequence ATGAATCGGACGCATCTCTTCCAAATgttgaatcatcatcatcatcatcatgcacTTTATTTCTTTTCCAGGGCATTCAACAACTATCCTTCAAACAGTCGTCACCATCTAATCAACCTCATCTCAACCTGTAAAACCCTAACACATCTTCTTCAAACCCACACCCAATTAATAACCTCAGGCTTCACACAAGACACTTTCATCAACACCCACCTCATAGAATCATACTCTTTGTTCAAAAAAATCAATCTTGCTCGATTAGTATTCAATGCCACACCAAACCCAAGTATTATGTTGTGGAATTCGATGATTAAAGCTCACATAAGATCAAAACAACATCAAGAAGCAATAATTATGTACAATAAAATGATAACCAATGATTCTTTTACCGTACAACCGGACAAGTATACTTACACATTTGTACTCAAAGCTTGTACTATGCTTTTGGATATTGAGGAGGGTGTCTTGCTTCATGAACAGATTGCTAAAAGAGGGTTGGAATCTGATGTTTTTATTGGGACTGGACTTGTTGATTTGTACTGTAAATGTGGGCATTTGGTTCACGCACGccaggtgtttgataaaatgcctgaGAGAGATGTGGTTGTGTGGAATGCGATGGTTGCTGGGTTATCGCAGAGTTTGGACTTTGATCAGGCGATTGAGCTTTTTCGTAGTATGCAGCTGCGTGGTGGAGTCGAGCCGAATAGTGTCAGCTTGCTAAATTTGTTTCCGGCTATCCATAAGTTATCAAGTGTTAGATTATGCAAGTGTGTGCATGGGTATGTAACTAGACGAAATTTCCCAAACACGGTTTTGAACGGATTAATCGATGTGTACTCCAAGTGCAAAAGAATGGATATTGCTTACCGTATATTTGAGTCAATGCACGAACCAGACGACGTTTCATGGGGTACACTAATGGCAGGATTCGCACTTAACGGTTGTCATTACGAAGTCCTGGAATTATTTGATCAGATGAAAAACAATAACCTAAATGTTAATATTGTATCGGTTGTGAGCGCTTTATCTGCAGCTGGTGAAACAAAAGATTTAGTAAAAGGAAAAATGATTCATGAATGTGTCAAGAAAAACAAATTCGATTCCGACATTCGTGTATCGACTCCACTTATAACAATGTATGCAAAGTGCGGTGAGTTAGAAAAAGCTCAACGATTATTTCACAATCTATCTGGAAAAGATATGGTGGCTTGGTCTGCGGTTATTGCAGCATTTGCACAATCCGGTTATCACGAAGAAGCAATTTCTCTATTTAGTGATATGCAGTACGCTGGTTTTAAACCGAGTATCATAACGCTAGTTGGCGTTCTTCCAGCGTGTGCAGAGTTGTGCGTCACGAAACTAGGAAAGAGTGTGCATGGTTATTCCATTAAACACGATATGGTCTCCGATATTTCTATAGAAACTTCGCTAGTATCCATGTATGCTAAATTCGATGATTTCGCATCAGCGATGATTGTTTTCGACAGAATGTTTCACAAAGAGGTGGTCGCATGGAATGCGTTAATTAATCGGTATGCTCAAATTGGCGAGGCTAATCTTGCAATGAAGATGTTTTGTAGATTACGGTTGACCGAAGTTCGCCCCGACCCTGGGACCGTTGTCGGTGTGGTTTCAGCGTTGGCTCACTTAGCCGATCTTAACCTCGGAGCCAGCGTTCACGCGTTAGTTACGAAACACGGGTTTGAATCAGATTGTCATGTGAATAACGCTCTTATCGACATGTATTCCAAAAGCCGAAGCCTTTCCTCTGCTGAACGATTGTTTGGTTTGACCAAAAGTCAAGATCAAGTACTTTGGAATGTAATGATTGGAGCGTATACGCGAAACGGGTGTGCTCAAGAATCCATTTCTACGTTTCACCGAATGAAATCCGAAGGTTTTCGACCGAGTTTAGTCACATTCGTGAACACACTTCCTGCAGTGGCTTATTTAGCAGCCGTAAAAGAAGGTACATCTCTGCACGGTTCCATATTCCGTACGGGTTTTCATTCCCATACCATTATTTTGAACGGTCTAGTCGATATGTATTCAAAATGTGGGCGTGTTGATTTATCAGAGGCGGTTTTTAATGAAATTAACAATAAAGATACTGTTTCTTGGAATGTAATGCTGGCTGGATACGCGTTAAACGGGAGTGTGGATTGCGCCTTTGGTTTCTTTTCACGTATGCAAGATAATCTTGTGGAAATCGATCCTGTGTCATTCTTAAGCTTGTTATCTGCTTGTAGACATGCGGGTTTGGTTAAAGAGGGCAAGCGTGTGTTTAACTTAATGAAAGAAAAACACAATATCGAGCCAAAGTTGGAACACTACGCTTGCATGGTGGATATGCTAGGAAGAGCGGGTTTGTTTGATGAAACGTTGCGGTTAATTGAGTCGATGCAAATGGAACCTGATGGTGGagtttggggtagtttattgggTGCGTGTCAAATGCATGGTAATGTGAAGTTAGCAGAGTTAGCATTAGATAATCTTGTGAGATTAGAGCCGAGAAATCAAGCTCATTATGTGGTTTTATCGAGTATTTATGCGCAATCGGGCCGATGGGCTGATGCAAGAAGCTTGAGGTTGAAGATGATCGAATCAGGAGTCAATAAAACTCCGGGTTGTAGTTGGGTTAGTGAAAAACGAGATCTAAGTTTGTTGAACGTTTAG
- the LOC118486599 gene encoding uncharacterized protein LOC118486599, with amino-acid sequence MNQASSSTTFPQELADVIEADKLTFYSNNFRVEPEEYNYYQQPDHRDIGVPLQCPLIIDYQSTGVNDNHSPILQKRPFPPRMEVSDWRYQQVPENPKKRLNSNVCAQNVVNKKLAHADRMQEMGCIRERVPVRRSQKLADKITALQKLVSPYGKTDTASVLQEAHISINLLHEQIKKLIQNTQISRINDVSLQSQDNKEEEASLRDKGLCLVPISSPQINSLDYFIPRNY; translated from the exons ATGAATCAAGCATCATCCTCCACCACCTTCCCTCAAGAACTTGCAGACGTAATAGAAGCCGATAAATT AACTTTTTATAGCAACAACTTCCGAGTCGAACCAGAAGAGTACAACTACTACCAGCAGCCTGATCATAGAGACATCGGTGTTCCTCTTCAATGCCCTTTGATAATTGACTATCAATCTACAGGCGTAAACGATAATCATAGTCCTATTTTACAGAAAAGACCGTTTCCTCCGAGAATGGAAGTTTCTGATTGGAGATATCAACAG GTACCCGAGAATCCTAAGAAACGTTTGAATTCAAATGTTTGTGCTCAAAATGTTGTGAACAAGAAACTCGCACACGCGGACAGAATGCAAGAAATGGGATGTATAAGAGAAAGG GTGCCTGTGAGAAGAAGCCAGAAGCTAGCGGACAAAATTACGGCCCTTCAAAAGCTTGTCTCTCCTTACGGCAAG ACGGACACGGCTTCCGTGCTTCAAGAAGCTCATATCTCTATCAATCTCCTTCATGAACAGATTAAG AAGTTGATACAGAATACGCAGATTTCAAGGATCAACGATGTATCACTCCAATCACAG GATAACAAGGAGGAAGAAGCCAGCTTACGAGATAAAGGCCTTTGTTTGGTTCCGATATCAAGTCCTCAGATCAACAGCCTAGATTATTTTATACCCAGAAACTATTAA